A section of the Malania oleifera isolate guangnan ecotype guangnan chromosome 2, ASM2987363v1, whole genome shotgun sequence genome encodes:
- the LOC131149738 gene encoding probable polyamine transporter At3g13620 yields MGEEQARPPVASSAIETANNSGTTAHNLPVTTAPVAAHDHKKKLTLIPLIFLIYFEVAGGPFGEEPAVRAAGPLFAILGFLIFPFIWSVPEALITAELSTAFPGNGGFVIWAAKAFGPFWGSLMGSLKYLSGVINVAAFPILCINYLEKLFPIFAGGLARTLALLISTLALSFLNYTGLSVVGYTSVCLGIVSLCPFILMSLIAIPKFHIRRCLSTGDKGVKKDWNLFFNTLFWNLNFWDNVSTLAGEVDKPQKTFPKALFASVILTCLAYLIPLIAVTGALSLTQDQWEDGFFAVAADMISGKWLKVWIEIGAVLSAIGLFEAQLSSCVYELVGMADFGYLPHFFAFRSKWFDTAWVGILLSTALTLAVLYLSFEDVVASANFLYSLGMLLEFASFLWLRRTLPELKRPFRVPMKLPALVVMCLIPSGFLVFIMAIATKVVYLVSGVMTAAGIGWYFLMKLCKQKEWMRFSNGEVEFG; encoded by the coding sequence ATGGGAGAAGAGCAGGCAAGACCGCCGGTAGCCTCCTCCGCCATAGAAACCGCCAACAACTCCGGCACCACAGCCCATAACCTCCCCGTCACCACCGCTCCCGTCGCCGCCCATGACCATAAAAAGAAGCTCACTCTCATCCCTCTCATCTTTCTTATCTACTTTGAGGTCGCCGGCGGCCCGTTCGGAGAGGAGCCCGCAGTGCGCGCCGCCGGCCCCCTCTTTGCGATCCTTGGATTCCTAATTTTCCCTTTCATCTGGAGCGTTCCGGAGGCTCTCATCACGGCCGAGCTCTCTACAGCCTTCCCCGGCAACGGCGGGTTCGTCATCTGGGCCGCCAAAGCCTTCGGCCCCTTCTGGGGCTCCCTCATGGGCTCCCTCAAATACCTCAGCGGCGTCATCAACGTCGCCGCCTTTCCCATCCTCTGCATCAACTACCTCGAAAAACTCTTCCCCATCTTCGCCGGTGGCCTCGCCCGCACCCTCGCCCTTCTCATCTCCACCCTCGCACTGTCCTTCCTCAACTACACCGGCCTCTCCGTCGTCGGCTACACCTCCGTCTGCCTCGGCATCGTCTCCCTCTGCCCCTTCATCCTCATGTCCCTAATTGCAATCCCCAAATTCCATATTCGCAGATGCCTTAGCACAGGCGATAAAGGAGTAAAAAAAGATTGGAATCTGTTCTTCAATACTCTTTTCTGGAATCTCAATTTCTGGGACAATGTTAGTACCCTCGCCGGCGAAGTCGATAAACCCCAGAAAACTTTCCCCAAAGCCCTATTTGCTTCCGTTATTCTCACCTGTTTGGCCTATTTGATCCCTCTAATCGCCGTCACCGGCGCACTTTCCCTCACTCAGGACCAGTGGGAAGACGGATTCTTCGCCGTCGCCGCTGATATGATCTCCGGAAAATGGCTCAAAGTGTGGATCGAAATCGGAGCCGTTCTGTCGGCGATTGGACTGTTCGAGGCCCAATTGAGCAGCTGCGTGTACGAGCTCGTGGGCATGGCGGATTTCGGGTACTTGCCCCATTTCTTCGCTTTCAGATCCAAATGGTTCGACACTGCATGGGTGGGGATTTTGCTGTCCACCGCGCTGACGTTGGCCGTTCTGTACCTGAGCTTCGAAGACGTGGTGGCATCGGCGAATTTCCTGTACAGTTTGGGGATGCTGCTGGAGTTCGCGTCGTTTCTGTGGCTGCGACGGACGCTGCCGGAGTTGAAACGGCCGTTCCGGGTGCCGATGAAGCTACCGGCGCTGGTGGTGATGTGCCTGATCCCGTCAGGGTTTTTGGTGTTCATAATGGCGATCGCAACGAAGGTGGTTTATCTGGTGAGTGGGGTGATGACGGCGGCGGGAATCGGGTGGTACTTTCTGATGAAGCTGTGCAAGCAGAAGGAGTGGATGAGATTCAGCAATGGCGAAGTTGAATTTGGCTGA